The Capricornis sumatraensis isolate serow.1 chromosome 20, serow.2, whole genome shotgun sequence genome contains the following window.
TAATAAGTAATGAGCATTGAgagaaggcttttccacatttaTTACATTCATACGGTTTCTCCCCTGTATGACTTCTAACATGAAGAGTAAGGGATGAGATTCGAGAAAAAGCTTTACCGCACTCATTACATTTaaatggtttctctccagtatgaatttttTCATGTTCAAGGAGGTTTTGTCTCTGACTGAAAGCTTTTCCACATTGATTACAAtgatagggtttctctccagtatgaatttttTCATGTTCTGTGAGATTTGATTTCTGACTAAAGGCTTTTCCACATACCGTACATGCATAGGGTTTttcaccagtatgaattctctggtgtCGGATGAGGTTTGACATCTGAATAAAAgctttcccacattcattacattcataaggtttttctccagtatgaattttCTGATGTGTAATGAGATTTTCTTTCCGgctgaaggcttttccacattcattacattcataaggtttctcAGCTGTATGATTTCTCATGTGTACAGTAAGGGATGAACTTTGAGAGAATGCTTTTCCACATTCACTACATACATAGGGTTTCTCACCTGTATGACTTCTCATATGTATAATAAATACTGAGCATTGGgagaaggcttttccacatttattacatttataGGGTTTCTCCCCTGTGTGACTTCTCATATGTAGATTAACAGATGACATCCGAGAAAAAGCTCTACCACATTCATTACATGCAtaaggtttctcaccagtatgaatttTCTCGTGTTCAATAAGATTTTGCTTCTGgctgaaggcttttccacattccttacattcatagggtttttctccagtatgaattctctcaTGTTCAATGAGATTTGATTTCTGGCTGAAGGCCTTCCAACAATCCTTACAtgcataaggtttctctccagtatgaattctctggtgtCTAATAAGGTTTGACATCTGAATGAAAGCTTTTCCACATTCATTACACTTATATGGTTTTTCCCCAGTATGAATTTTTTGATGTGTAATAAGATTTTCCTTCCTACTGAAAGCTtttccacattccttacattcatagggtttctctccagcaTGACTTCTCTCATGTCTGATGAGGTCAAATCTATGACTAAAGTCCTGTCCACACTGATTACACTTAAAGGGGGTTATGACATGGGATGAACAATGGTAAAATGGTTTCCCATACTTATTacattcataacttttcttttttataaagctTTTCTCATAACTAAATAAGTCTAAACTATGTTCAAAATCCTTATCAAGTGAGTCACATTCGAAGAACTTTTGTCTTGAAGTAACAATGTCTGAGTCCAGAGGAAATACTTTTGCAACATTTTTATATTCAAGGGCATTTTCCTTAATCAGAGTTTTCTTGGAGATGGATGTGACATTCCTCACAAGGGtttcctgttgcttcttgatctgttcATCAACTTTCCAAACTTCTAAAATGGAGGACCAAAAATTATTACTTTTGAATATCTCTCCTACTGCTCTATTGATAACATTTCAGAAATTTGCTAaagtggggggacttccctggcagttcagtggttaagactctgtacttccactgcagggggcgcaagtttgatccctggctagggaactaagatcctgcatgccacgcagcacaaacacatacacatacacacacacacacacacacacacacacacaggaggatTTAGGTAGGGAGAAGAGTGGGGCTGAAAAAAAAGAGGATGAATTTAAAGTCCGGAGTTACATACTGATTTGAAGGCAGGAACACATCTACATCATGAAGGTACataaaggaaaaaggagtccatatGTAATTTAGAACTAGTTTCAATAATGTTCTTGAGGGCTAGAGAAGAGGAATTATATAAAACACAGTCcataaggaaataagaaaaaataaacaaatggaggaGAAATCAGAATCCTTTAGAGAAGAGTAAAGAAGACATTTTCAAGAAGGGTGATCCCTAGGATCAAATACAGAAGAGACTTTCCTGTTTCAACATGGTGGAATTAAACATCTCtatcttctctcctctctgcaaacatgaagaataaacagaaaaagaaatatgtgttCAATTATACTAAAAGGCAGCTAAACTGCAATTCCAAAGTATAAGGAAAGTCAGAGGATAAACAGAAATAGGTAGGAAAGAAACCAAGAAACAGTGGCTGTTATTTCTTGTCTCAGAGAGAAAGCATGGTGAACAGAGTTCTCCAAAACAGAAGGCACACCCTGTGGACAGAATGAATGAGTCATTTTTTACAACAATGGAATCTGGATGTGTTAAGTCTGCCTGGTGGAACATAATCATCTTGTTCTGGCCCTGTCAAAAGGTAGGAAAGATAGAACTAAATAGATGCAAATATCTGTGGAGATGCAAATAGCTATTATTCTCGTATAAGCAGGATATTGACATAGGAAGGTAGAAGAGAAACTGAATGTTAGAGAAAGCATGCAACTGATAATCTCTGATTCAGAAGTAGTAAAGGGAAAACCAACTCTTAACACAAAACTCTGTATGACAAAGGAAGTCGATACAAGCAACAGAGGCTTCCTACTAGCTCAGAGTATTTTTCTGGACAATCTCCAACACTTCTTCAGTAAACAATGGGTCTAGCAGAAAAAAATGCTTATTCAAGGATGAGGAATGACAGGTATTCAGGTCTATATGACACTACAAGAACCAAAATATATGAATACAAAAGCTGAAAGGAAAAACTGATATTGACTGATCAATAAGCCTCATAAAATTCTAaagctttaaagaaaaacaaacctatGGGCATCCAGACAAACAAATCAAGTCATGTATGAAGGAAAACAATCAGGCTTCAGATTTCTCCAAGCAACATTCAAGTCCAAGAAGCAGTAGAGGACTATCTAAAGTCTTCAGGGAATTGTCTACAAAAACCTCTAGAGAAGACAGTGTGGCCTAAGAATTTTATACATAGCCAACTATCAACtaaataaaaggtttttttaaaaaaagatattttcttaatttcaaaatctCAGGAACTCTAGGTCCCATTAAATTATAAGCTCCCTGAagacaggacttttttttttttttattgttttatgccCATGTCCAGAATAGTATTTTATCTATATTGTTACAACTATTAATGTGGTTTCCTTTTCCTTATATCTTCTACCTGGTTGTTCAAGTATACATGAAAACAACTGATTTTTACTTGTTAATTTGATACCTTACCATATCACTGAATTCTCTTTAAGTTTGTTGAAGTTGATTCTCTTATGTTTTAAGGGATATCATCTTATCATCTGTAAATAAAGATGGTTTATAGGATCCTTTCCAATTCCGTTAGCACTGCTTGTTTTCTCTTGTCTATTACTTAGGTATAAACTTGGTAAGAAATTT
Protein-coding sequences here:
- the LOC138095967 gene encoding zinc finger protein 568, yielding MKRLTRMMERTAWHSPDSALFQEEEDMASSLETVTFKDVAVDLTQEEWQQMKPAQRNLYRDVMLENYSNLVTVGCQVTKPDVIFKLEQEEEPWVVEEEMLGRHCPEVWKVDEQIKKQQETLVRNVTSISKKTLIKENALEYKNVAKVFPLDSDIVTSRQKFFECDSLDKDFEHSLDLFSYEKSFIKKKSYECNKYGKPFYHCSSHVITPFKCNQCGQDFSHRFDLIRHERSHAGEKPYECKECGKAFSRKENLITHQKIHTGEKPYKCNECGKAFIQMSNLIRHQRIHTGEKPYACKDCWKAFSQKSNLIEHERIHTGEKPYECKECGKAFSQKQNLIEHEKIHTGEKPYACNECGRAFSRMSSVNLHMRSHTGEKPYKCNKCGKAFSQCSVFIIHMRSHTGEKPYVCSECGKAFSQSSSLTVHMRNHTAEKPYECNECGKAFSRKENLITHQKIHTGEKPYECNECGKAFIQMSNLIRHQRIHTGEKPYACTVCGKAFSQKSNLTEHEKIHTGEKPYHCNQCGKAFSQRQNLLEHEKIHTGEKPFKCNECGKAFSRISSLTLHVRSHTGEKPYECNKCGKAFSQCSLLIIHMRIHTGEKPYECNECGKAFSQRASLSIHKRGHTGEKRRVY